In Leptospiraceae bacterium, one DNA window encodes the following:
- a CDS encoding FtsW/RodA/SpoVE family cell cycle protein, translating into MYSSSAVTAEREFNDPMYFLKKQFVWICISLVVYISFSLLPYNLLQKFAIYIAVFSVFLLVLVFLPGVGKSVSAYYGRNFHRWIGIGPFQYQPSEFSKLAMVIYLSAFLVKIKSNQVKNYKIFLFPSLLVGIELVLIIAEPAFGTTMAVIFVIVTLIFLDGFPLKNLIISLVAMIPLMFILVDKVGYRKKRIEVWLDPYKYRFDEGHQLVSSFRAFSDGGLFGNPISLGYSHRYLTYSHTDFVMATFVEDYGFLGFIILLSLFLLLIIRAFYLIKKVKDLFGFYLGVGIITMFSIQILINLFVVTGVFPITGISLPFISYGGSSILTMMVSLGILTNITRKENLT; encoded by the coding sequence ATGTATTCAAGCTCTGCGGTTACAGCTGAGCGTGAATTCAACGATCCAATGTATTTTTTAAAAAAACAATTTGTGTGGATATGTATTTCTTTAGTTGTGTATATCAGCTTTTCACTTTTACCATATAATCTATTGCAGAAGTTTGCAATTTATATAGCTGTGTTTTCTGTGTTTCTCTTAGTATTAGTCTTTTTACCCGGAGTAGGTAAATCTGTAAGCGCCTACTATGGTAGAAATTTTCATCGTTGGATCGGGATCGGCCCATTTCAATACCAGCCATCAGAATTTTCAAAACTGGCAATGGTGATTTACCTTTCAGCATTTTTAGTAAAAATAAAATCGAACCAAGTAAAAAATTATAAAATATTTCTGTTTCCTTCACTGCTTGTTGGAATTGAGTTAGTTTTGATTATTGCAGAGCCTGCATTTGGGACTACCATGGCGGTTATTTTTGTAATAGTGACTCTTATTTTTTTAGATGGGTTTCCATTAAAAAATTTAATTATTTCTCTTGTTGCTATGATTCCTCTTATGTTTATTTTGGTAGATAAAGTAGGATATAGGAAAAAAAGAATAGAAGTCTGGCTCGATCCTTATAAATATAGATTTGACGAGGGGCATCAATTGGTTTCTTCTTTTCGTGCATTTTCTGATGGGGGATTGTTTGGTAATCCTATTTCATTAGGGTATTCTCATCGGTATTTGACTTATAGTCACACAGATTTTGTAATGGCTACCTTTGTAGAAGATTATGGATTTTTGGGGTTTATAATTCTTTTATCACTTTTTTTACTTTTAATTATTAGAGCTTTCTATCTTATTAAAAAAGTAAAAGATCTGTTTGGATTTTATCTTGGAGTAGGTATTATTACAATGTTTAGCATTCAGATTTTGATAAATTTATTTGTTGTAACCGGTGTATTTCCGATTACAGGAATCAGCCTCCCGTTTATAAGTTATGGGGGGTCGTCTATTTTAACAATGATGGTGTCTCTTGGAATTTTGACAAATATTACAAGAAAAGAGAATCTAACTTGA
- a CDS encoding tetratricopeptide repeat protein: MYKKAIYLYSSKDYSNSLTLFQEIQILEGDTSQVLLKIANCFLRIERFEDAILNFKKCLDLDPKNFQAMNNLGYVYFKTKKYREAETLWEKIIEINPNSEVAKLNSSRLQKIK, translated from the coding sequence ATGTATAAAAAAGCAATCTATTTGTATTCTTCAAAAGATTACAGCAATTCTCTAACTCTGTTTCAAGAGATACAAATCTTAGAAGGCGACACTTCTCAAGTGCTCTTAAAAATTGCAAACTGCTTTTTGCGTATTGAACGATTTGAAGATGCAATTCTTAATTTTAAGAAATGCCTCGATTTAGATCCAAAAAATTTTCAAGCGATGAACAACCTTGGGTACGTATATTTTAAAACGAAAAAATATAGAGAGGCAGAAACTCTATGGGAAAAAATAATTGAGATAAACCCAAACTCTGAGGTAGCCAAATTAAACTCCTCTCGTTTACAAAAGATAAAATAA
- the murC gene encoding UDP-N-acetylmuramate--L-alanine ligase → MNLKFTSPFFIGIGGSGMSPLAHILLDFGYQVFGSDKSSDSSVLEKLKERKAKIFSTIENLNLSTIDAIIYSTAIDRSTNPIYLKLKEKNLPEFHRSEILHNIFKTKKSIAVAGSHGKTSTTAMIAQILLENGLDPTVMIGGEVSFLGGRGGRWGEGEWGVYESDESDGTFLNSSPEVKIVTNIDNDHLDYYKTFENLKLNFARFIENNENSKSVVCLSDSGVSETMKLIPDKAGILGYSDKNESDSSQVNFSIEKDILHFQKNNTKYQVVLPFKGEHYLKNSLAAILASEIAGVSIEDSINTLKKYLGVKRRLEFIGNTHGIQVFDDYGHHPTEILSVIQSVKQMKGKDSRCVILFQPHRFTRTKELYKEFSLALSESDFVFLLPIYSAGEEEIEGVTSALIFENSLDLRKIYPLTGDLTLDIEILIKFLKKDDILVTLGAGNVRKWGELFLQKKQKEKSSSI, encoded by the coding sequence ATGAATCTTAAATTTACTTCTCCTTTTTTCATAGGGATTGGAGGCTCTGGGATGTCTCCATTAGCTCATATACTTCTTGATTTTGGGTATCAGGTTTTTGGTAGCGACAAATCCTCAGACTCATCTGTTTTAGAAAAATTAAAAGAGCGTAAAGCTAAAATTTTCAGTACTATAGAAAATTTAAACTTATCAACAATTGACGCAATTATTTACTCTACTGCAATAGATAGATCAACGAATCCAATATATTTAAAGCTGAAAGAAAAAAATCTCCCAGAATTTCATCGTTCTGAAATTTTGCACAATATATTCAAGACTAAAAAATCTATTGCAGTTGCAGGCTCGCACGGTAAAACTTCAACAACGGCTATGATCGCTCAAATTCTATTAGAAAATGGATTGGATCCAACTGTAATGATTGGAGGAGAGGTTTCTTTTTTGGGTGGAAGAGGTGGGAGATGGGGCGAGGGAGAATGGGGAGTTTATGAATCAGATGAATCCGATGGGACTTTTTTAAACTCTTCTCCCGAAGTAAAAATTGTTACAAATATTGACAACGACCATTTAGACTATTACAAAACTTTTGAAAACTTGAAATTGAATTTCGCAAGATTTATAGAAAACAATGAAAATTCTAAGTCGGTGGTTTGTTTGTCTGATTCAGGAGTTAGTGAAACTATGAAATTGATTCCTGATAAAGCGGGGATTTTAGGTTATTCCGATAAAAATGAGTCCGATAGCTCACAAGTGAATTTTTCTATTGAAAAAGATATTTTGCATTTTCAAAAAAATAACACTAAGTATCAAGTTGTTCTGCCTTTTAAGGGGGAGCACTATTTAAAAAATTCCTTAGCTGCGATACTTGCATCAGAAATAGCGGGAGTATCTATTGAAGATTCCATAAATACTCTAAAAAAATATTTAGGCGTAAAAAGAAGATTGGAATTTATCGGCAATACACACGGCATTCAAGTGTTCGATGATTACGGTCACCATCCAACAGAAATACTTTCAGTAATTCAATCTGTAAAGCAAATGAAAGGCAAAGATTCTCGTTGTGTGATTCTATTTCAACCTCATAGGTTTACGAGAACAAAAGAATTGTATAAAGAATTTTCACTTGCACTAAGCGAAAGCGACTTTGTTTTTTTATTGCCTATCTATTCTGCCGGAGAAGAGGAGATCGAAGGAGTTACCTCGGCATTGATTTTTGAAAATTCTTTAGATTTGAGAAAAATCTATCCACTGACAGGAGACTTGACTTTGGATATAGAAATTTTAATAAAGTTTTTAAAGAAAGATGATATACTCGTGACTTTGGGTGCAGGGAATGTCAGGAAATGGGGAGAGTTATTTTTACAAAAAAAGCAAAAAGAAAAGTCCTCTTCAATTTAG
- a CDS encoding UDP-N-acetylglucosamine--N-acetylmuramyl-(pentapeptide) pyrophosphoryl-undecaprenol N-acetylglucosamine transferase: protein MRTVVISAGGTGGHISPGIALAETFIEFKDHFECESVIIHSVKRNLNNPDLQNPPCLVVWHDSPRLSKWNFLIFPILFTKNLLITFFQFRKLKVDVVISMGGYSGLPALIYAIVFRKNIFLCEQNCVMGRVNKLFKNFAKKVALSFPLSDTTELQNNFKIIGNPIRKKVIPSISIKVNREISAKKKEKLNVLVMGGSQGSRQINNMVIRAMENDEVAQKINFRMLTGTSLYEETKKKNTKQLDLISYSIDMKEHYEWANLVVARSGAGVLSECAVFAIPMILIPYPYAADNHQEMNAKYFESNGAAFIINSESEDETELVKLLLSMSSNLEILNEASKMSLSLSRINASYDTLNFFLKEKHES, encoded by the coding sequence ATACGCACAGTAGTGATTTCTGCCGGTGGCACAGGTGGGCATATCTCTCCCGGTATCGCTCTTGCAGAAACTTTCATAGAATTCAAAGATCATTTCGAGTGTGAATCGGTAATAATTCACTCTGTCAAAAGAAACCTGAATAACCCGGACTTACAAAATCCACCTTGTCTGGTTGTATGGCATGATTCTCCAAGATTGTCTAAATGGAACTTTCTCATTTTTCCGATCCTATTTACAAAAAATTTGCTGATTACTTTTTTCCAATTTCGTAAGTTGAAAGTAGATGTAGTGATTTCTATGGGCGGGTATTCTGGTTTACCTGCACTAATCTATGCAATCGTATTTAGAAAAAATATTTTTCTGTGTGAACAAAACTGTGTCATGGGAAGAGTGAATAAATTATTTAAAAATTTTGCAAAAAAAGTTGCGCTGAGTTTCCCGTTATCGGATACAACAGAACTACAAAATAATTTTAAGATTATTGGGAATCCTATTCGTAAAAAAGTGATTCCAAGTATTTCTATCAAGGTCAATAGAGAAATCTCTGCAAAGAAAAAAGAGAAGTTAAATGTACTGGTTATGGGAGGCTCTCAAGGCTCAAGACAAATCAATAATATGGTGATACGTGCAATGGAAAATGACGAGGTCGCTCAGAAAATAAATTTTCGGATGCTCACCGGTACTTCTCTGTATGAAGAAACAAAAAAGAAAAATACAAAACAATTGGACTTAATTTCTTATTCTATTGATATGAAGGAGCACTACGAGTGGGCAAACTTAGTAGTTGCAAGGTCGGGTGCAGGTGTGCTTTCAGAGTGTGCAGTTTTTGCTATTCCGATGATTCTAATTCCCTATCCTTATGCCGCAGACAATCATCAAGAGATGAATGCTAAATATTTTGAATCTAACGGAGCTGCATTTATAATTAACAGTGAAAGTGAGGACGAGACCGAGCTTGTAAAACTACTGCTATCGATGTCATCCAATTTAGAAATATTGAACGAAGCATCTAAAATGTCTCTATCTCTTTCGAGGATTAATGCGTCATACGATACTCTAAATTTTTTCTTAAAAGAAAAACATGAATCTTAA
- the pepN gene encoding aminopeptidase N, with product MNYFKFGLIVALTCFTLLSTNCKGSETNRSKANLSHETAKKRKEIISGLHYILNIDLTDKENLKVKTKILFQLKSIENIHLDFENGNVSDFSINSEKVIPSQEYYENSIPLPANFLKIGENTVNIEYTKSYSRNGTGLHKFIDPEDGSIYFYTQFEAFHANKVFPCFDQPDLKADFQLNLITPKDFSAISSTLPKLTVDSGVNKFNFPVSKIFSTYLFSIIAGPYSEWKSQYKSIPLRLYSRKSMAKFVNSEEWFLITKQGLQFFEEYFAIPYPFGKYDQIIVPEFNSGAMENVGAVTFSERYLSRGVPTRNQRESIANVVLHEMAHFWFGNLVTMEWWNGLWLNESFATYMASLAQFQATEFKESWITFFQKMKIWAYKEDQLSTTHPIESVVPDTNQATANFDGITYGKGASVLKQLAFYVGENNFRDGVRDYLKQNSFKNANLVDFLQPIEKRFGKELKYWSKEWLEKEGLNEIQADFQCSNKKITNFHILQTNSTNSTIFRTHKTKLQLISEFSAGLKVSNEIDVVYKDKSTEIPQLKGMDCPIFVSLNSKDMDYVKFIMDPVSLNNLEKVLENLTEKDLLAKTVIWASYWDMVLDGKVSINTYKDFVLKNIAKENNEKILRFVLPTIHSDSGVSYYTSLFWEDYRKETKELTELQNFYKKNLLLSEKGSDIQKLWFYGYINLSDENSKYNDLLQILEEKKTIEGLKIDQDIRWTILQKLSTGNLPIVKELVKAESEKDKTQRGKDFAIACQASYNSKESKQKFLQKILAPKSEYSNTTLRVIANSLFPINQKNLQSEFTREIYSGLNTIEVYRDDSFIGNYVKSLVPSNCDEKSQNDISDYLIRKNMRPSLRKNLIQLKDHEINCLKLRKKQKSE from the coding sequence ATGAATTATTTCAAATTTGGGTTAATAGTTGCCTTAACCTGCTTTACACTGCTATCCACAAATTGCAAAGGCTCTGAAACAAATAGGTCCAAAGCCAACCTGAGCCACGAAACTGCAAAAAAAAGAAAAGAAATTATAAGCGGTCTGCATTATATTTTAAATATTGATTTAACCGATAAGGAAAATTTAAAAGTAAAAACGAAAATTCTGTTTCAGTTAAAGTCGATAGAAAATATTCATTTAGATTTTGAAAATGGAAATGTATCCGATTTTTCGATCAATTCAGAAAAAGTAATTCCATCTCAAGAATACTATGAAAATTCAATCCCCCTTCCTGCTAATTTTTTAAAGATTGGAGAAAATACAGTCAACATAGAATATACAAAATCGTATTCTCGAAACGGAACAGGTTTACATAAGTTTATAGACCCGGAAGATGGTTCTATATATTTTTACACTCAGTTTGAAGCCTTCCACGCAAATAAAGTATTTCCATGTTTTGATCAACCCGACCTCAAAGCCGACTTCCAGCTAAATTTAATTACACCAAAAGATTTTAGTGCAATCAGCTCTACCCTTCCTAAGCTAACAGTAGATAGTGGAGTAAACAAATTCAACTTTCCGGTTTCTAAAATTTTTTCGACTTATCTTTTTTCTATAATTGCGGGCCCTTACTCTGAATGGAAGTCTCAATATAAGTCCATTCCACTTCGACTGTACTCAAGAAAATCAATGGCAAAATTCGTAAATTCGGAAGAATGGTTTTTAATAACAAAACAAGGCTTGCAATTTTTTGAAGAATATTTTGCAATCCCCTACCCATTTGGGAAATACGATCAAATTATTGTACCAGAATTCAACTCCGGAGCCATGGAAAATGTAGGTGCAGTTACATTTTCAGAAAGATATCTGTCCAGAGGAGTTCCCACTCGAAATCAAAGAGAGTCTATAGCGAATGTAGTGTTGCACGAAATGGCTCATTTTTGGTTTGGAAACTTGGTGACTATGGAGTGGTGGAACGGGCTTTGGCTCAATGAAAGTTTTGCTACCTATATGGCGAGTCTTGCCCAGTTTCAAGCAACCGAATTCAAAGAATCTTGGATTACATTTTTTCAAAAAATGAAAATTTGGGCATACAAAGAAGATCAACTGAGTACAACCCATCCGATTGAATCCGTTGTACCAGACACGAATCAAGCTACTGCCAATTTTGATGGAATTACCTACGGCAAAGGAGCGTCTGTCTTAAAACAATTAGCTTTCTATGTGGGTGAAAACAATTTCCGAGATGGAGTAAGAGATTACCTAAAACAAAATAGTTTTAAAAATGCAAACTTAGTGGATTTTTTACAACCAATCGAAAAAAGATTCGGCAAAGAATTAAAATACTGGTCAAAGGAATGGTTGGAAAAAGAAGGATTAAATGAAATTCAAGCCGACTTTCAATGCAGTAATAAAAAAATTACCAATTTTCATATTCTTCAAACAAATTCAACGAACTCTACTATTTTTAGAACACACAAAACAAAACTGCAATTGATAAGCGAATTTAGCGCCGGGTTAAAGGTCAGTAACGAAATAGACGTTGTTTACAAAGATAAATCTACAGAAATCCCACAGTTAAAAGGCATGGACTGTCCCATCTTTGTTTCCCTGAATTCAAAGGACATGGATTACGTAAAATTTATTATGGATCCGGTTTCTTTAAATAATTTAGAAAAAGTATTAGAAAACCTAACAGAAAAAGACCTGCTTGCAAAAACAGTAATTTGGGCGAGTTACTGGGATATGGTATTAGATGGAAAAGTTTCTATCAACACCTACAAAGACTTTGTATTAAAAAATATAGCCAAAGAAAATAATGAAAAAATTTTACGATTTGTACTTCCTACAATCCATTCTGATTCCGGAGTTTCTTATTATACTTCTTTATTTTGGGAAGACTATAGAAAAGAAACTAAAGAACTTACTGAATTACAAAACTTTTACAAGAAAAATTTACTTCTATCAGAAAAAGGTTCCGATATTCAAAAACTTTGGTTTTATGGATATATAAACCTGTCGGATGAAAATTCTAAATACAATGACCTGCTGCAAATTTTGGAAGAGAAAAAAACTATTGAAGGATTAAAAATTGACCAAGATATTAGATGGACAATTCTACAAAAACTTTCAACCGGTAACTTACCTATTGTAAAGGAATTGGTAAAAGCAGAATCCGAAAAAGACAAAACACAAAGAGGGAAGGATTTTGCGATTGCGTGTCAAGCCTCTTACAATTCTAAAGAATCCAAACAAAAATTTCTTCAAAAAATCTTAGCCCCTAAGTCTGAATACTCAAACACCACTCTTCGAGTGATTGCAAATTCTTTATTTCCAATAAATCAAAAAAATTTGCAATCTGAATTTACAAGGGAAATCTATTCAGGGTTAAATACAATCGAAGTTTACAGAGACGATTCATTTATCGGGAACTATGTGAAATCTTTAGTCCCCTCGAATTGTGATGAAAAAAGTCAAAACGATATTAGTGATTATTTGATACGGAAAAATATGCGACCCTCACTAAGAAAAAATCTCATTCAATTAAAAGACCATGAAATAAATTGCCTGAAATTACGAAAAAAACAAAAATCAGAATAA
- a CDS encoding Hsp20/alpha crystallin family protein: protein MKDIIPSWARERGDIFRRDFDTAFANIQKDLDNLYGNFLGGLSGFKKNIAESEKYLKSFVPSVDIVENDKEITVKAELPGLDAKNVEVSHTDDSLTIQGEKKEEKKTDKDEYHLLESAYGSFKRVIGLPQTVDLSKLEAHFQNGILTIKVPKKADAQKASKKVDIKTS, encoded by the coding sequence ATGAAAGATATAATTCCATCATGGGCAAGAGAAAGAGGAGATATTTTCAGGAGAGACTTTGACACAGCTTTTGCAAATATCCAAAAAGATTTAGACAATCTATACGGAAATTTTCTTGGAGGACTTAGCGGGTTTAAAAAGAATATCGCAGAATCCGAAAAATATCTTAAAAGTTTTGTTCCCTCTGTAGATATTGTAGAAAATGACAAAGAAATTACAGTAAAAGCAGAGCTCCCAGGATTAGATGCAAAAAATGTGGAAGTCAGTCACACAGACGATTCTCTAACCATTCAGGGAGAAAAAAAAGAAGAGAAGAAAACCGATAAAGACGAATACCACTTATTAGAAAGTGCTTACGGAAGTTTTAAGAGGGTTATCGGACTCCCACAAACTGTTGACCTTTCTAAATTAGAAGCTCATTTTCAAAATGGAATTTTAACTATAAAAGTTCCTAAAAAAGCAGACGCACAAAAAGCTTCTAAAAAAGTAGATATAAAAACTTCTTAA
- a CDS encoding FecR domain-containing protein — MTLLQKSLSGLFTTPENGTFIGFLNNCFFKKRLFVGTPFIGIVISALTILGIGNCKGANQITDLQGGVFTFIKGDVKLFDIMGKLKPIKVEGFFLPTDEIRTGKDSVADIQLMDGVIIRIKQNSIITLKKIWVDSGRKEMAANIELNKGALFAKVVSKLTKNSSFNVKTPTSVAGVRGTEFLVQDNGDKSDVLVNDGTVAVNAVDDDKHIGEEVVVEEGHKVTTNKDNNIKKSELTEEEKNSLKEDSQSVQSITEDARARIQDILKDFEENKARIKQHLEDQKESNRLELEGQKDKNRQELEDQKAKDKAELESVKGSTNIEKDALKTKGKSDMDEIKKDKGSLKDKLAPN; from the coding sequence ATGACGCTACTGCAAAAATCCCTTTCAGGGCTTTTTACAACGCCTGAAAATGGCACTTTTATTGGCTTTTTGAACAATTGCTTTTTCAAAAAACGACTTTTTGTAGGTACGCCATTTATTGGAATAGTTATTTCAGCTTTGACAATCCTTGGAATAGGAAATTGTAAAGGCGCTAATCAAATTACAGACCTGCAAGGCGGGGTGTTTACCTTCATCAAAGGAGACGTGAAACTTTTTGATATAATGGGTAAGCTGAAACCTATAAAAGTAGAAGGATTTTTTCTGCCTACCGATGAAATCCGCACTGGGAAAGATTCTGTAGCGGATATTCAGTTAATGGACGGAGTAATCATCCGAATCAAGCAAAATTCAATTATCACTCTAAAGAAGATTTGGGTGGACTCTGGAAGAAAAGAAATGGCAGCAAATATAGAGCTAAATAAAGGTGCTTTATTTGCTAAGGTTGTTTCTAAACTTACAAAAAATAGCTCGTTCAATGTAAAGACACCGACCTCTGTGGCTGGAGTTAGAGGAACTGAATTTTTAGTCCAAGACAATGGAGACAAATCAGATGTTTTGGTAAATGATGGTACAGTTGCGGTCAATGCAGTTGACGACGACAAACATATCGGAGAAGAAGTAGTTGTAGAAGAAGGACACAAAGTTACTACAAATAAAGACAACAATATTAAAAAATCCGAGCTTACCGAAGAAGAAAAAAACTCTCTTAAAGAAGATTCTCAAAGTGTTCAATCAATTACCGAAGACGCAAGAGCAAGGATCCAAGATATTTTAAAAGATTTTGAAGAGAACAAAGCAAGAATCAAACAGCACTTAGAAGACCAAAAAGAATCGAATAGACTTGAATTAGAGGGACAAAAAGATAAAAACAGGCAAGAATTAGAAGATCAAAAAGCCAAAGATAAGGCAGAACTTGAATCTGTGAAAGGTAGCACCAATATAGAGAAAGATGCTCTCAAAACAAAAGGTAAATCCGATATGGATGAAATCAAAAAAGACAAAGGAAGTCTAAAAGACAAACTTGCTCCAAATTAA
- a CDS encoding SLC26A/SulP transporter family protein codes for MQIFHKILIYKKYLKGDFYGGVSAAILSIPSALAYGVLAFAPLGEKYIALGAVAGLLCVVFNGTVSSLFGGTPTMISGPKGSITLILSSILTRLLIGMKADLNDPVAISLIITILFFSIFLSGLFQVIFGMMKIGNFIKFIPYPTIAGFINGTAILIITNQLSIFFGVKGHDFFSTVFQDPSQIQILTFIVGLVTVYFILFPNRITKNLPSPVVGLFMGALTYYIFIFLGFEKELGPVMGAVGIEFPTPKYIPEFISLFTSVEVLKTILSIFPAIVVLTLLTSIDTLVNSLAVESFTHQKSDCNKELIGQGLGNLISACFGGLSGAGTASRALANYKSGGRTELSGGISGIFVLISVLFFATEMKYIPKVVLAGILIAIGIQMFDRWSLRILKKIIQRKVHNWTETATNVLVIFVVSATSVIVDMVFSVFLGLGLTILLLAMKTSQSGIRKKYYGGKIFSKKQRDSRFMEILYDEGRKIVVFELEGYLYFGSSERLADEIDKLDDQIRFVIIDLKRVVEIDITGAKVLEKIFKSLQKIDVHLFVTNLDTHGKIWYFLQDTGILNSIGQKHFFPDTDIALEYAEDYLINYNFVRRMSPDSTMKEEDRASNLIDLFDMNYKEIPLEKTDIFQGFTKEDLSILRPYLEERVFNIGETIFRQGDPGDEMFIITEGTATVSINLSENKYKRLIVFSPGTVFGEMALIDKKPRSANLEANDHLVCYSLSYNSFLELRKMHPEIIIKLLENISKEITSRLRMSHSIISELEN; via the coding sequence ATGCAAATTTTTCATAAAATACTCATCTATAAGAAATATCTAAAAGGAGATTTTTATGGAGGAGTGTCTGCAGCTATACTTTCTATTCCGAGTGCCTTAGCTTATGGAGTTTTGGCTTTTGCACCACTGGGAGAAAAATATATTGCCTTAGGTGCTGTTGCCGGTTTATTGTGTGTAGTTTTTAATGGAACTGTTTCTTCTCTTTTTGGAGGAACTCCTACCATGATTTCAGGACCTAAAGGCTCAATTACACTTATACTTAGCTCTATTTTGACAAGGTTGCTAATTGGGATGAAAGCCGATCTGAACGATCCAGTTGCAATTTCTTTAATTATCACTATACTCTTTTTTTCGATTTTTCTATCTGGATTGTTTCAAGTAATTTTTGGAATGATGAAAATAGGAAACTTTATTAAATTCATTCCTTACCCTACAATAGCCGGATTTATCAACGGAACAGCCATACTGATTATTACAAACCAATTGAGTATATTTTTTGGGGTGAAAGGGCATGACTTTTTCTCGACTGTTTTTCAAGACCCAAGTCAAATACAGATTTTGACTTTTATTGTAGGGCTTGTTACTGTGTATTTTATTTTATTTCCAAATAGGATAACTAAAAATTTACCGAGTCCTGTAGTTGGGCTTTTTATGGGGGCACTCACTTATTATATTTTTATATTTCTTGGGTTTGAAAAAGAATTGGGTCCTGTAATGGGGGCTGTCGGAATCGAATTTCCTACACCTAAATACATCCCCGAATTTATTAGTTTATTTACCAGCGTTGAAGTATTGAAAACTATTCTAAGTATTTTTCCAGCGATTGTAGTTTTAACACTATTAACATCTATTGACACTTTGGTAAATAGTTTAGCAGTAGAAAGTTTCACCCATCAAAAGTCGGATTGCAATAAAGAATTAATAGGGCAAGGACTTGGGAATTTGATTTCGGCTTGTTTTGGAGGGCTTTCCGGGGCAGGGACAGCATCTCGTGCGCTTGCGAATTATAAATCGGGAGGGCGTACTGAGTTGAGTGGTGGGATCAGTGGAATTTTTGTATTGATTTCTGTACTCTTTTTTGCTACTGAAATGAAGTATATTCCCAAGGTTGTTCTCGCCGGTATTTTGATTGCTATTGGTATTCAGATGTTTGATCGGTGGAGTCTTAGGATTTTAAAAAAAATAATACAAAGGAAGGTGCACAATTGGACAGAGACGGCAACTAACGTCCTTGTGATCTTTGTTGTTTCAGCTACTTCGGTTATTGTGGACATGGTGTTTTCTGTTTTTTTAGGTCTTGGGTTGACAATTCTTTTACTTGCAATGAAAACATCTCAATCGGGAATTCGGAAAAAATACTATGGTGGTAAAATATTTTCTAAAAAGCAAAGAGATTCTCGCTTTATGGAAATTCTCTATGATGAAGGGAGAAAAATAGTTGTCTTTGAATTGGAAGGGTATTTGTATTTCGGTTCTTCGGAAAGGCTCGCCGATGAAATCGACAAGTTGGACGATCAAATACGTTTTGTGATTATAGATTTAAAAAGGGTAGTTGAGATAGATATTACCGGAGCCAAGGTTTTAGAAAAAATATTTAAAAGTCTCCAGAAAATAGACGTGCATCTTTTTGTTACCAACTTAGATACTCATGGAAAAATTTGGTATTTTTTGCAGGATACGGGAATTTTAAATTCAATCGGTCAAAAACATTTTTTCCCAGATACGGATATTGCATTGGAATACGCAGAAGATTATTTGATTAACTACAATTTTGTCAGAAGAATGAGTCCGGATTCGACAATGAAAGAGGAAGATAGGGCTTCTAATTTAATTGATCTTTTTGATATGAACTATAAGGAAATTCCGTTAGAGAAAACAGATATATTTCAGGGTTTCACAAAAGAAGACCTTTCTATTCTAAGGCCTTACTTAGAAGAGAGGGTATTTAATATTGGAGAAACAATTTTTAGACAAGGTGATCCGGGAGATGAAATGTTTATCATCACAGAAGGGACAGCAACTGTTTCTATAAATCTATCCGAAAATAAATATAAAAGACTTATCGTATTTAGTCCAGGTACAGTATTCGGAGAAATGGCTTTGATAGACAAAAAGCCGAGATCTGCCAATTTAGAAGCAAATGACCACTTAGTGTGTTATTCGTTGTCGTACAATTCTTTTTTGGAATTAAGAAAGATGCACCCGGAAATCATCATCAAGCTATTGGAAAATATCAGTAAAGAAATCACATCAAGGCTTAGGATGAGTCACAGTATTATTTCAGAATTAGAAAATTGA